One stretch of Streptomyces sp. NBC_00443 DNA includes these proteins:
- the purU gene encoding formyltetrahydrofolate deformylase, whose protein sequence is MSPNFPRSPSGREYVLTLSCPDSAGLVHAVSGFLVRNSGNILESQQFDDRLQGRFFMRVHFDVSDPDATSEGLRYRFGPVAQAYRISWTLNEAATPVRTLIMVSRFGHCLNDLLFRMRTGALNIEIPAIVSNHRDFEGLAQTYGVPFHHIPVTRETKPDAEARLLELVRELDIDLVVLARYMQVLSDDLCKQLDGRAINIHHSFLPSFKGARPYDQAYQRGVKLVGATAHYVTPDLDEGQIIEQDVVRVDHSLDPGELVTVGRDVEAQVLAHAVKWHSESRVMVDGNRTVVFR, encoded by the coding sequence GTGTCCCCCAACTTCCCCCGATCGCCATCCGGCCGCGAGTACGTTCTCACCCTCTCCTGTCCCGACAGTGCCGGTCTCGTTCACGCCGTGAGCGGCTTCCTCGTCAGGAACTCCGGAAACATCCTGGAAAGCCAGCAGTTCGACGACCGACTCCAGGGCCGCTTCTTCATGCGGGTCCACTTCGACGTCTCCGATCCCGACGCCACTTCGGAAGGCCTGCGTTACCGGTTCGGTCCCGTAGCCCAGGCCTACCGCATCTCCTGGACCCTGAACGAGGCGGCCACGCCGGTCCGGACACTGATCATGGTGTCCAGGTTCGGGCACTGCCTGAACGACCTGCTGTTCCGCATGCGCACCGGCGCCCTCAACATCGAGATCCCCGCGATCGTCTCCAACCACCGGGACTTCGAGGGACTCGCGCAGACGTACGGCGTCCCCTTCCACCACATCCCGGTGACCAGGGAGACCAAGCCCGACGCCGAGGCGCGGCTGCTGGAGCTGGTGCGGGAGCTGGACATCGACCTGGTGGTGCTGGCCCGCTACATGCAGGTCCTCTCCGACGACCTCTGCAAGCAGCTCGACGGCCGCGCCATCAACATCCACCACTCCTTCCTGCCCAGCTTCAAGGGCGCACGTCCCTACGACCAGGCGTACCAGCGCGGCGTGAAGCTGGTCGGCGCGACCGCCCACTATGTGACGCCGGACCTCGACGAGGGGCAGATCATCGAGCAGGACGTGGTGCGGGTGGACCACTCGCTCGACCCCGGCGAGCTGGTCACGGTCGGGCGGGACGTGGAGGCGCAGGTGCTGGCACACGCCGTGAAGTGGCACAGCGAGAGCCGTGTGATGGTGGACGGCAACCGCACGGTCGTCTTCCGCTGA
- the betA gene encoding choline dehydrogenase — protein sequence MAPVHFDFLIVGGGSAGSALANRLSADPANRVLVLEAGRSDYPWDVFIQMPAALTYPIGNRFYDWKYESEPEPHMGGRRVYHARGKVLGGSSSINGMIFQRGNPMDYERWAADPGMETWDYAHCLPYFRRMENCLAADADDEFRGHDGPLVLERGPATNPLFGAFLKATEEAGYPRTEDVNGYRQEGFAKFDRNVHRGRRLSASKAYLKPAMDRPNLTVMTRTLVTRVLFEGNRAVGVECRRGRGPLKQVRAKEVILCGGAINSPQLLQLSGVGNAEELRALGVDVVHDLPGVGENMQDHLEVYVQYASKQPVSMQPYMAKWRAPFIGLQWLFRKGPAATNHFEAGGFARSNDDVDYPNLMFHFLPVAVRYDGSSPAGGHGYQVHVGPMYSDAIGSVKIKSKDPNEHPALRFNYLSTEQDRREWVEAVRVARRILEQPALAPYNGGEVSPGPGVATDEEILAWVAEEGETALHPSCTCKMGTDDMSVVDPTSMRVHGLEGLRVVDASVMPYVTNGNIYAPVMMIAEKAADLILGTEPLEPSTAAYYRYPDVRKQKK from the coding sequence ATGGCTCCTGTGCACTTCGACTTCCTCATCGTCGGCGGCGGCTCGGCCGGCAGCGCACTGGCGAACCGGCTCTCCGCGGACCCGGCCAACCGGGTCCTGGTGCTGGAGGCGGGCCGCTCCGACTATCCATGGGACGTCTTCATCCAGATGCCCGCGGCGCTGACCTACCCGATCGGCAACCGGTTCTACGACTGGAAGTACGAGTCCGAGCCCGAGCCTCACATGGGCGGCAGGCGCGTCTATCACGCGCGCGGCAAGGTGCTGGGCGGCTCCAGCAGCATCAACGGCATGATCTTCCAGCGCGGCAACCCCATGGACTACGAGCGCTGGGCGGCCGACCCGGGCATGGAGACCTGGGACTACGCGCACTGTCTGCCGTACTTCCGGCGGATGGAGAACTGTCTGGCGGCCGACGCGGACGACGAGTTCCGCGGCCACGACGGCCCTCTCGTGCTCGAACGCGGCCCGGCCACCAACCCCCTGTTCGGGGCCTTCCTCAAGGCCACCGAGGAGGCGGGCTACCCCCGCACCGAGGACGTCAACGGCTACCGGCAGGAGGGCTTCGCCAAGTTCGACCGCAACGTCCATCGCGGCCGCCGCCTGTCCGCCTCGAAGGCGTACCTCAAGCCCGCCATGGACCGGCCGAACCTCACGGTCATGACCCGCACCCTCGTCACCCGGGTCCTGTTCGAGGGCAACCGTGCCGTCGGCGTCGAGTGCCGGCGCGGCCGGGGCCCCCTCAAGCAGGTCCGCGCCAAGGAGGTCATCCTCTGCGGCGGCGCCATCAACTCCCCGCAGCTGCTCCAGCTCTCCGGTGTCGGCAACGCCGAGGAGCTGCGTGCCCTCGGTGTCGACGTCGTCCACGACCTCCCGGGCGTCGGAGAGAACATGCAGGACCACCTGGAGGTCTACGTCCAGTACGCCTCCAAGCAGCCCGTCTCCATGCAGCCGTACATGGCGAAATGGCGGGCCCCGTTCATCGGGCTCCAGTGGCTCTTCCGCAAGGGCCCGGCCGCCACCAACCACTTCGAGGCCGGCGGCTTCGCCCGCAGCAACGACGACGTGGACTACCCCAACCTGATGTTCCACTTCCTGCCCGTCGCGGTCCGCTACGACGGCTCCTCGCCCGCCGGCGGCCACGGCTACCAGGTCCACGTGGGCCCGATGTACTCCGATGCCATCGGCTCCGTGAAGATCAAGAGCAAGGACCCGAACGAGCACCCGGCGCTGCGCTTCAACTATCTCTCCACCGAGCAGGACCGCCGCGAATGGGTCGAGGCGGTCCGCGTGGCCCGCAGGATCCTCGAACAGCCGGCCCTCGCCCCCTACAACGGCGGGGAGGTCTCGCCGGGGCCGGGCGTCGCGACCGACGAGGAGATCCTCGCCTGGGTGGCCGAGGAGGGCGAGACAGCCCTGCATCCCTCCTGCACGTGCAAGATGGGCACCGACGACATGTCCGTCGTCGACCCCACCAGCATGCGGGTGCACGGCCTGGAGGGCCTGCGTGTGGTGGATGCCTCCGTGATGCCTTACGTCACCAACGGCAACATCTACGCCCCGGTGATGATGATCGCCGAGAAGGCCGCCGACCTCATCCTCGGCACAGAGCCCCTGGAGCCGTCCACGGCCGCGTACTACCGCTACCCCGACGTCCGGAAGCAGAAGAAGTAG
- a CDS encoding aldehyde dehydrogenase family protein: MADLYVDGEWREPVAGGQRDIRCPADGTLAATVSEGTRADTEAAIAAARRAFDEGTWPGTPEQERGALLLRTADLIEREAKEFARAESLDTGKRLVESEYDIADVVSCFRYYGGIAGTDAGRVIDTGRDDAVSRVVHEPVGVCGLITPWNYPLLQASWKVAPALLAGNTIVLKPSELTPSTSILLMKALEEAGLPAGAANLVLGAGPEAGAPLSEHPAVDMVSFTGGVQTGKRIMATAAASVKKVALELGGKNPNVVFADADFETAVDFALTAVFLHSGQVCSAGARLIVEDCLHDRFVDEVVRRARQIRLGGPFDPEAETGALISAQHRAKVEAYVAAGLAEGAVLRCGGARPDDPALGDGHYYLPTVLDECRQDMRVVHEESFGPVLTVERFTDEDDAVRIANDTEYGLAGAVWTQDAGRAQRVARRLRHGTVWINDYHPYVPQAEWGGFGHSGVGRELGPTGLDEYRETKHIWQNIQPRPQHWFRG; this comes from the coding sequence GTGGCAGACCTGTACGTGGATGGCGAATGGCGGGAGCCGGTGGCCGGCGGGCAGCGGGACATCCGGTGCCCCGCCGACGGCACGCTCGCGGCGACCGTCTCGGAAGGGACCCGTGCCGACACCGAGGCGGCGATCGCCGCGGCCCGCCGCGCCTTCGACGAGGGGACCTGGCCGGGCACTCCCGAGCAGGAGCGCGGGGCGCTGCTGCTGCGCACCGCCGACCTGATCGAGCGCGAGGCCAAGGAGTTCGCCCGCGCCGAATCCCTGGACACCGGCAAACGCCTGGTGGAGAGCGAGTACGACATCGCCGATGTCGTCTCCTGTTTCCGCTACTACGGCGGCATCGCCGGCACCGACGCCGGCCGCGTGATCGACACCGGCCGCGATGACGCCGTAAGCCGCGTCGTCCATGAGCCGGTCGGTGTGTGCGGGCTGATCACCCCCTGGAACTACCCGCTGCTGCAGGCCAGTTGGAAGGTCGCCCCGGCGCTCCTCGCCGGCAACACGATCGTCCTCAAGCCCAGTGAGCTGACCCCCTCCACCTCCATCCTGCTGATGAAGGCCCTGGAGGAAGCCGGGCTCCCGGCCGGCGCCGCCAACCTGGTCCTCGGCGCCGGGCCCGAGGCGGGCGCACCGCTCAGCGAGCACCCCGCCGTCGACATGGTCTCCTTCACCGGAGGCGTTCAGACCGGCAAACGCATCATGGCCACCGCCGCCGCGAGCGTGAAGAAAGTGGCGCTGGAACTCGGCGGCAAGAACCCCAACGTGGTCTTCGCCGACGCCGACTTCGAGACGGCCGTGGACTTCGCGCTCACGGCCGTCTTCCTGCACTCCGGGCAGGTCTGCTCGGCCGGCGCCCGGCTCATCGTCGAGGACTGCCTGCACGACCGCTTCGTCGACGAGGTCGTCCGCCGTGCCCGGCAGATCCGCCTCGGCGGCCCCTTCGACCCCGAGGCCGAGACCGGGGCGCTGATCTCCGCACAGCACAGGGCCAAGGTCGAGGCGTATGTCGCGGCCGGTCTCGCCGAGGGCGCCGTTCTGCGCTGCGGCGGCGCCCGGCCGGACGACCCCGCGCTGGGAGACGGCCACTACTACCTGCCCACCGTGCTCGACGAGTGCCGACAGGACATGCGCGTGGTGCACGAGGAGTCCTTCGGACCCGTGCTCACGGTCGAGCGCTTCACGGACGAGGACGACGCCGTACGCATCGCCAACGACACCGAGTACGGACTGGCCGGAGCCGTCTGGACGCAGGACGCGGGCAGGGCCCAGCGCGTCGCCCGGCGGCTGCGTCACGGCACGGTGTGGATCAACGACTACCACCCCTATGTGCCGCAGGCGGAATGGGGTGGGTTCGGGCATTCGGGCGTGGGCCGGGAGTTGGGACCGACCGGCCTGGACGAGTACCGGGAGACCAAGCACATCTGGCAGAACATCCAACCCCGGCCGCAACACTGGTTCCGCGGCTGA